A stretch of the Negativicoccus succinicivorans genome encodes the following:
- the plsX gene encoding phosphate acyltransferase PlsX: MKAIAVDAMGGDYAPVEIVCGALDAVRSWRIPVVLVGDETQILPLVKAAGMTNDPLVKVQHASQVIGMDEHPGMAYRKKKDASVVVAAKLVKEGHCGALVAPGSTGAAVTAGLFGLGRIKGIRRPAIATPLPTQDGGTTLLIDSGASANPGVENLLQNALLGHVFMQRVYGIVAPRVGLLNIGTEEIKGSNVVTEVYPKMQEQSVYRFIGNVEGRDIPKRVADVVVCDGFTGNVVLKFAEGMATMMMHLLKDAVMKNGWRAKLGGWLLRPALKQALKKVDYAEYGGAPLLGVEGGLVICHGASKARAIQNAVRLASHIADSEMVEHIKTALETVDATNEE, encoded by the coding sequence ATGAAAGCAATAGCAGTAGATGCAATGGGCGGCGATTACGCGCCCGTGGAAATTGTTTGCGGAGCATTGGATGCCGTTCGATCTTGGCGAATTCCGGTGGTTCTCGTCGGGGATGAGACGCAGATTTTGCCCCTCGTCAAAGCAGCGGGAATGACAAATGATCCGCTGGTAAAAGTTCAGCATGCAAGTCAGGTCATCGGGATGGATGAACATCCGGGGATGGCGTACCGCAAGAAGAAAGATGCTTCGGTCGTAGTGGCGGCGAAGCTGGTTAAAGAAGGTCATTGCGGCGCATTGGTTGCGCCCGGTTCGACGGGGGCTGCTGTAACGGCAGGCCTGTTCGGTTTGGGACGTATTAAAGGAATTCGTCGGCCGGCGATCGCAACCCCTTTGCCGACACAGGATGGCGGCACCACGCTTTTGATTGATTCGGGGGCCAGTGCCAATCCCGGAGTCGAAAATTTGTTGCAAAACGCTTTGCTGGGGCACGTGTTTATGCAACGCGTTTATGGTATCGTGGCGCCGCGCGTCGGTTTGCTGAACATCGGTACCGAAGAAATCAAAGGCAGCAATGTGGTTACGGAAGTATATCCTAAGATGCAAGAACAATCGGTTTACCGATTTATCGGCAATGTCGAAGGACGAGATATTCCGAAGCGTGTAGCCGATGTCGTTGTGTGCGACGGCTTTACGGGCAATGTCGTTTTAAAATTTGCGGAAGGCATGGCCACTATGATGATGCATCTTTTAAAAGATGCGGTAATGAAAAACGGTTGGCGCGCCAAATTAGGCGGTTGGCTTTTACGGCCGGCGCTGAAACAGGCGTTGAAGAAAGTGGATTACGCAGAGTACGGCGGCGCACCGCTTTTGGGTGTCGAAGGCGGTTTAGTGATTTGTCATGGTGCATCCAAGGCAAGGGCGATTCAAAATGCCGTGCGACTTGCGTCACATATTGCGGATTCAGAAATGGTAGAACATATCAAAACAGCTTTAGAAACGGTGGACGCAACAAATGAAGAGTAG
- a CDS encoding DeoR family transcriptional regulator, with product MKLDRDQRRESIVTMLREQPFLTDEDLADGLGVSVATIRLDRTALDIPEVRVRLRKAAAKNAHSAEQKSVYGKLLEYNSKRSALSMLTVTPHLVDATGFVPAQTLYGMATALGDKVLDLPSAVCGVGNIKYKVPVRVGDTLVWKLTVVRQRGSEHYVWAKCLRDCAEVFRAKFILKSYSEVRL from the coding sequence ATGAAATTAGATAGAGACCAGCGACGAGAGAGCATCGTCACCATGTTGCGCGAGCAACCGTTTTTGACGGATGAAGACTTAGCTGACGGCTTGGGCGTTTCGGTGGCGACGATTCGTTTGGACAGAACCGCATTGGATATACCGGAAGTACGTGTGCGGCTACGCAAAGCCGCTGCTAAAAACGCACATTCAGCGGAGCAAAAATCGGTATACGGTAAATTATTGGAATACAATTCCAAACGTTCCGCGTTATCGATGTTGACGGTGACGCCTCATCTGGTCGATGCCACAGGATTTGTACCGGCCCAGACGCTTTACGGGATGGCAACGGCGTTGGGGGACAAAGTGCTGGATTTACCCAGTGCGGTATGCGGCGTCGGAAACATTAAATATAAAGTGCCGGTGCGCGTTGGTGACACGCTTGTTTGGAAACTCACGGTTGTGCGTCAGCGAGGTTCGGAACATTACGTTTGGGCCAAATGTTTACGTGATTGCGCCGAAGTGTTTCGAGCTAAATTTATTTTAAAATCATATTCTGAGGTGCGACTATGA
- the fabK gene encoding enoyl-[acyl-carrier-protein] reductase FabK, protein MKTKLTELLGIEAPIIQGGMAWLGTWELASAVSEAGGLGVIGAGNMPGDLLREQIRQVKAHTKKPFGVNLMLRSPFVEECVAAVCEEKVPVITTGAGNPGKYIERFKASGAKVIPVVSAVALAKRLASVGVDAIIAEGLESGGHVGKVTTLALVPQVVDAVELPVIAAGGIADGRALIAMLALGAVGVQMGTRFVASEECIAHPAYKEALLKARDRSTVITGRTTGHPVRVIANALSRQYEKLESINAPLAEIEGLGAGSLRRAAILGDMKTGSIMVGQIAGLVNDIKPVREIITSIIKEAAVVQQRISEVKV, encoded by the coding sequence ATGAAAACGAAACTGACAGAATTATTGGGAATTGAAGCACCGATTATTCAAGGCGGTATGGCTTGGCTCGGAACTTGGGAATTAGCCTCCGCTGTTTCGGAGGCCGGCGGTCTCGGTGTGATTGGGGCCGGTAATATGCCGGGTGATCTTCTTCGTGAACAGATCCGGCAAGTGAAAGCGCATACGAAGAAACCCTTCGGTGTCAATTTGATGCTGCGTTCACCTTTTGTTGAAGAGTGTGTAGCAGCCGTTTGTGAGGAAAAAGTACCGGTTATTACAACCGGGGCGGGAAATCCGGGAAAGTACATTGAGCGCTTTAAAGCGTCCGGTGCCAAAGTCATTCCTGTCGTTTCCGCTGTGGCGTTAGCTAAACGGCTGGCAAGCGTCGGAGTCGATGCCATTATTGCAGAAGGACTGGAAAGCGGCGGCCATGTCGGCAAGGTAACTACTTTGGCGTTGGTACCGCAAGTAGTAGATGCAGTAGAACTGCCCGTTATTGCGGCCGGCGGTATTGCCGATGGCCGAGCTTTGATCGCCATGTTGGCATTGGGAGCGGTTGGGGTGCAGATGGGTACACGCTTTGTGGCCAGTGAAGAATGCATTGCCCATCCGGCATATAAAGAAGCGCTTTTAAAAGCACGGGATCGTTCGACGGTGATTACCGGGCGCACGACGGGACATCCCGTGCGCGTGATCGCCAATGCGCTTTCCCGACAGTATGAAAAATTGGAAAGCATCAACGCGCCGTTAGCGGAAATTGAAGGGCTTGGCGCGGGAAGTTTGCGTCGGGCGGCAATTTTGGGAGATATGAAGACAGGATCGATCATGGTCGGACAAATTGCAGGCTTAGTGAACGATATCAAACCGGTACGTGAAATTATTACTTCGATTATCAAAGAAGCTGCCGTCGTGCAGCAACGTATCAGCGAGGTGAAGGTATGA
- a CDS encoding beta-ketoacyl-ACP synthase III: protein MKSSTLRQIGILGTGSYVPEHILTNADLEKMVDTSDEWIRTRTGIRERRIAEPGTSTVSLAKKAAEKAIADAGVTAEEIDLVVVATCTQDTIAPSTACALQDILGIPAAGAFDLSAGCSGFVYATAVASQMLATGLYQKALVVGAEVLSRFVDWTDRNTCVLFGDGAGAVVLGEVATGGIGGIDLGSDGSGRGALGIFGGPFHGDLHPELADQKMFIRMNGKDVFKFAVKVIGESTGRALAKCGLTYDDVDLLIPHQANERIIQAAAKKISLPLERIFENLDRYGNTSSASIAIALDEAVHTGRIKSGDQVVLVGFGAGLTWASLCVEWR from the coding sequence ATGAAGAGTAGTACGTTGCGGCAGATCGGAATTTTAGGAACCGGCTCGTATGTGCCGGAACATATCCTTACTAATGCGGATTTAGAAAAAATGGTAGACACGTCAGATGAATGGATTCGGACACGCACGGGGATTCGTGAACGGAGAATTGCCGAACCCGGAACCTCGACGGTCTCGTTAGCGAAAAAAGCGGCAGAAAAAGCAATAGCGGATGCCGGTGTTACTGCAGAGGAAATTGATCTCGTGGTCGTGGCGACATGTACGCAAGATACCATTGCACCTTCGACCGCGTGCGCTTTACAGGATATATTGGGGATTCCCGCGGCGGGCGCATTTGATCTGTCTGCCGGATGCAGCGGTTTCGTGTATGCGACCGCAGTAGCGAGTCAAATGTTGGCTACCGGTTTATATCAGAAGGCGTTGGTCGTCGGCGCAGAAGTGCTGAGCCGTTTTGTGGATTGGACAGATCGAAACACCTGCGTACTTTTCGGCGATGGCGCCGGTGCGGTTGTTTTGGGAGAAGTGGCCACCGGAGGTATTGGCGGAATCGATCTCGGATCGGATGGTTCCGGTCGCGGCGCACTGGGGATTTTCGGCGGACCTTTTCATGGTGATTTGCATCCGGAGCTTGCCGATCAGAAAATGTTCATTCGCATGAACGGTAAAGATGTCTTTAAATTTGCGGTAAAAGTTATTGGCGAATCTACCGGAAGAGCGCTTGCTAAATGTGGTCTTACCTATGATGATGTGGACCTTTTGATTCCGCATCAGGCGAACGAGCGGATCATTCAAGCAGCCGCAAAAAAAATATCCTTGCCCTTAGAACGCATTTTTGAAAATTTGGATCGCTATGGCAATACGTCCAGCGCATCGATTGCAATCGCATTGGATGAAGCGGTGCATACCGGTCGAATTAAAAGCGGCGATCAAGTCGTCTTAGTAGGATTCGGTGCCGGCCTAACCTGGGCCAGCCTTTGTGTGGAATGGCGGTAG